A window of the Brassica oleracea var. oleracea cultivar TO1000 chromosome C1, BOL, whole genome shotgun sequence genome harbors these coding sequences:
- the LOC106336313 gene encoding uncharacterized protein LOC106336313 → MVSPKTKREVQRLTGSVAALNRFIARSTGKCLPFYDTLKGNKKFEWSEECEKAFQQLKRYLATPPVLAKPVEGEPLFLYIAVSTTAVSGVLIREERGEQKPIFYKSKTFLDTEPRYPLMEKLAFAVVTSAGKLRPYFQSHTIIILTTFPLQTILHSPSQSGRLAKWAIELSEYDVEYRPRTCAKSQVLADFLVELPTGDMTNTEPDSTWILHIDGSSSKQGSGIGIRLTYLTGEVLEQSFRLEFHASNNEAEYEALIAGLRLARGLKIRNIHAYCDSQLVANQYSGEYEARDERMDAYLKLIQDLSRDFNHFSLTRIPFSENTQADALAELASSSDSGLRRVIPIEFIEHPSIGPPVVANLIREQIENAEEVEDPPEENVDQSEYSCDSPWLEPIRAYIINGTLPTEIWAACKIKTQSARNSIRFHESLHKAKAARSTDYGYGDRPGARNETTTHSFAL, encoded by the exons ATGGTCTCGCCAAAGACGAAACGGGAAGTCCAAAGGCTAACTGGAAGCGTCGCGGCCTTGAACCGTTTCATCGCGCGCTCGACGGGTAAGTGTCTTCCTTTCTACGACACGCTGAAAGGGAATAAGAAGTTCGAATGGTCGGAGGAATGTGAGAAAGCTTTCCAACAGCTAAAACGTTACCTGGCCACTCCCCCCGTCCTCGCAAAACCAGTGGAGGGAGAACCCTTGTTCCTGTACATTGCAGTCTCCACAACAGCGGTAAGTGGCGTTTTGATTAGAGAGGAACGCGGTGAGCAAAAACCAATCTTCTACAAAAGCAAAACGTTTCTGGACACTGAGCCCCGGTATCCCCTGATGGAGAAACTAGCATTCGCAGTTGTGACATCGGCAGGGAAACTCCGGCCGTACTTTCAGTCGCATACCATAATAATCCTCACCACTTTCCCCCTGCAAACGATCTTGCATAGTCCGAGTCAGTCAGGACGACTCGCAAAATGGGCAATCGAACTAAGCGAGTACGACGTGGAGTACCGCCCAAGAACCTGCGCAAAATCTCAAGTACTAGCGGACTTCTTGGTAGAATTGCCCACGGGGGATATGACAAACACGGAACCGGACTCAACCTGGATCCTTCACATCGACGGATCATCATCCAAACAAGGATCCGGGATCGGAATCCGGCTCACGTATCTGACCGGCGAAGTCTTGGAACAGTCGTTCCGATTGGAATTCCATGCGTCGAACAACGAGGCCGAATATGAAGCACTCATCGCAGGATTACGATTAGCCCGTGGACTTAAGATCCGCAACATTCACGCTTACTGTGACTCTCAATTAGTCGCAAATCAGTACAGCGGAGAATACGAAGCAAGGGACGAAAGAATGGATGCATATCTAAAACTCATCCAAGACCTCTCCCGAGACTTCAACCACTTCTCCCTCACTAGGATTCCTTTCTCGGAAAACACTCAGGCGGATGCCTTGGCCGAACTCGCATCAAGTTCGGATTCTGGACTAAGACGAGTAATCCCCATCGAGTTCATCGAACACCCAAGCATCGGACCACCAGTGGTCGCCAATCTGATTCGAGAACAAATCGAAAATGCGGAGGAAGTCGAAGACCCACCAGAAGAAAACGTGGATCAGTCGGAATACAGCTGCGACAGCCCATGGCTAGAGCCAATCCGAGCATACATAATCAACGGAACGCTTCCCACTGAGATATGGGCGGCCTGCAAAATCAAGACCCAGTCCGCGCGAAAT TCTATACGTTTTCACGAGTCCTTGCACAAAGCAAAAGCTGCGCGCTCAACAGACTATGGATACGGTGATCGTCCGGGGGCAAGGAACGAGACGACAACTCACTCCTTCGCCCTCTAA